The following are encoded in a window of Salinibacter ruber DSM 13855 genomic DNA:
- a CDS encoding acyl-CoA carboxylase subunit beta, whose protein sequence is MSDSGTLGTESPVESASFQEQAAHYQALVETMKDRAAEVRMGGGAEKIEREHERGKLTARERIEYLVDDPAAFGELGLFAGYEMYEDEGGCPAGGTVMGLGPVSGQECMIVANDATVKAGAWFPITAKKNLRAQKIALENHVPIIYLVDSAGVYLPMQDEIFPDEDDFGRIFRNNAKLSSKGIPQIAAIMGSCVAGGAYLPIMSDEAIIVEDTGSVFLAGPYLVKAAIGEDVEKEELGGATTHSEISGVVDYKVEDDEAALDKIRSIVDHSGPVERFGYARKEPAEPAYPADELYGLFPAEGNGQYDMREILARIVDAESWTEYKEGYGRTLLTGYARIDGWNVGVVANQRAVVRNRTDLDSKGEIQVGGVVYADAADKAARFIMNCNQKEIPIVFFQDVTGFMVGKRAEQGGIIKDGAKMVNAVSNSTVPKLTVVVGNSYGAGNYAMCGRAYDPRLVLAWPTAKIAVMGGQQASKVLKQIKVRQLEKQGKELSEEDEQALLSKIQDRYEEQTTPYYAAARLWVDALIDPHNTREWLARGLDMVDHNPTLERFNPGVMQT, encoded by the coding sequence ATGTCTGACTCCGGTACACTCGGCACCGAATCCCCCGTTGAAAGCGCTTCGTTTCAGGAGCAGGCGGCCCACTACCAGGCCCTCGTCGAAACGATGAAGGACCGCGCCGCGGAGGTGCGGATGGGGGGCGGGGCGGAAAAGATTGAACGCGAGCACGAGCGGGGCAAGCTCACGGCCCGCGAGCGGATCGAGTACCTGGTCGACGACCCGGCGGCGTTTGGGGAGCTGGGCCTGTTTGCCGGGTACGAGATGTACGAGGACGAAGGGGGATGCCCGGCAGGGGGGACGGTCATGGGGCTGGGGCCCGTTAGCGGCCAGGAGTGCATGATCGTGGCGAACGACGCCACCGTGAAGGCGGGGGCCTGGTTTCCGATTACGGCTAAGAAAAACCTCCGCGCACAAAAAATTGCGCTGGAGAACCATGTGCCCATCATCTACCTCGTCGACTCGGCGGGCGTGTACCTGCCGATGCAGGACGAAATTTTCCCTGATGAGGACGACTTCGGCCGCATCTTCCGCAACAACGCGAAGCTGTCGAGCAAGGGCATTCCGCAGATTGCGGCCATCATGGGGAGCTGCGTGGCCGGCGGGGCCTATCTGCCCATTATGAGCGACGAGGCCATCATCGTAGAGGACACCGGCTCTGTGTTTTTGGCGGGGCCGTACCTCGTGAAGGCGGCCATCGGGGAGGACGTGGAGAAGGAGGAGCTCGGGGGCGCCACCACCCACTCCGAAATCTCCGGCGTGGTGGACTACAAGGTGGAGGACGACGAGGCGGCGCTCGACAAGATCCGGTCGATCGTGGACCACTCCGGCCCGGTGGAGCGCTTCGGGTACGCCCGAAAGGAGCCGGCCGAGCCCGCCTACCCGGCGGACGAACTATACGGCCTTTTCCCGGCGGAGGGGAACGGCCAGTACGACATGCGCGAGATCCTGGCCCGGATCGTCGACGCGGAGTCCTGGACCGAGTACAAGGAGGGCTACGGGCGCACCCTCCTCACCGGCTACGCCCGCATCGACGGGTGGAACGTGGGGGTCGTGGCGAACCAGCGGGCCGTGGTGCGCAACCGGACGGACCTCGACTCGAAGGGGGAAATTCAGGTGGGGGGCGTCGTGTACGCCGACGCCGCGGACAAGGCGGCCCGCTTTATCATGAACTGCAACCAGAAGGAGATCCCGATCGTCTTTTTTCAGGACGTGACGGGCTTCATGGTGGGGAAGCGGGCCGAACAGGGGGGCATCATCAAGGACGGGGCGAAGATGGTCAACGCGGTGTCCAACTCGACCGTGCCTAAGCTCACCGTCGTGGTGGGCAACTCGTACGGCGCCGGCAACTACGCGATGTGCGGGCGGGCCTACGACCCGCGCCTCGTCCTGGCCTGGCCCACCGCCAAGATCGCGGTGATGGGCGGGCAGCAGGCCTCCAAGGTACTCAAGCAAATCAAGGTGCGCCAGCTCGAGAAACAGGGCAAGGAGTTGTCGGAGGAGGACGAGCAGGCGCTGCTGTCCAAAATCCAGGACCGCTACGAGGAGCAGACGACGCCGTACTACGCGGCGGCCCGTCTGTGGGTAGACGCCCTCATCGACCCGCACAACACGCGCGAGTGGCTCGCCCGCGGCCTGGACATGGTGGACCACAACCCCACGCTGGAGCGCTTCAATCCCGGCGTGATGCAGACGTAG
- a CDS encoding OsmC family protein, which produces MHLSIEQINDAVQFRGTNGDHDVTIASTGDQEGLSPMEMAALSVVGCSSIDLLTILEKQKQTVDDFHAEIDGTRAEEPPRVFTDLHLHYRLDGDVAPDKVRRAINLSLDKYCSVSNMVDQTATITFAFTVNGEQYEQDEQSPVGD; this is translated from the coding sequence ATGCACCTGAGCATAGAGCAGATCAACGATGCCGTCCAGTTTCGCGGCACGAACGGCGACCACGACGTGACGATTGCCTCGACGGGCGACCAGGAGGGCCTGAGCCCAATGGAAATGGCCGCCCTGAGTGTCGTCGGCTGCAGCAGCATCGACCTCCTGACGATTCTGGAGAAGCAGAAACAGACCGTCGACGACTTCCACGCCGAGATTGACGGGACGCGGGCCGAGGAGCCGCCCCGCGTCTTCACCGACCTGCACTTGCACTACCGGCTCGACGGCGACGTGGCCCCGGACAAGGTGCGCCGGGCCATCAACCTGAGCCTTGACAAGTACTGCTCGGTGTCGAACATGGTCGACCAGACCGCCACCATCACGTTCGCCTTCACCGTCAACGGCGAGCAGTACGAGCAGGACGAGCAGTCGCCGGTCGGTGATTGA
- a CDS encoding YkvA family protein has translation MADGQPTPSPAPQGDPSENSPSASVFARLRERIQGVRDTRLADRLAQIDAEFVRENARRITEADLDTVVDRAEAIEARFRNDGGIRRLLDEGRLLLGLVRDVRAGRYRCLPVWTLSAVGFALLYVLNPFDLVPDALPVVGLLDDAAVVSVCLSLVEQDLQDYQAWRRASRNEEDPTDRGASGPDLISS, from the coding sequence ATGGCCGACGGTCAGCCCACTCCTTCGCCTGCCCCGCAGGGCGATCCGTCGGAGAATTCCCCTTCCGCGTCCGTCTTTGCCCGACTCCGAGAGCGAATTCAGGGCGTCCGGGACACGCGTCTCGCCGACCGGCTGGCCCAAATCGATGCCGAGTTCGTCCGGGAGAATGCGCGGCGAATTACCGAGGCGGACCTCGACACGGTGGTCGATCGCGCCGAAGCGATCGAGGCACGTTTTCGGAACGACGGCGGAATCCGACGGCTGCTGGACGAGGGCCGTTTGCTTCTAGGGCTGGTTCGGGATGTCCGGGCGGGGCGGTACCGTTGCCTTCCGGTCTGGACGCTCAGTGCGGTGGGCTTCGCGCTTCTCTACGTCCTCAACCCGTTCGATCTGGTGCCGGACGCCCTTCCCGTCGTGGGGCTTCTCGACGACGCCGCCGTCGTCTCGGTCTGCCTTTCCCTGGTGGAGCAAGATTTGCAGGACTACCAAGCATGGCGACGCGCCAGCCGAAACGAGGAAGATCCCACCGATCGGGGCGCGTCCGGTCCGGACCTAATTTCCTCGTAA
- the trhA gene encoding PAQR family membrane homeostasis protein TrhA, with protein sequence MPAMLPWNFEGEASEPAQDPTMAPHKRQSYEEELANAITHGVGLVLSLIGWVGLLVLSGLAGGGWDLAASAVFGGTLVFLYATSTLYHSVGTARLKRTLRILDHVAIFLLIAGTYTPFAGVLMREGWGWSVLALVWGIALAGLLFKLFSTHRFHPAATTLYLLMGWLGVLFADPMSAALPLGGLLLIVAGGLAYTIGVLFYGWHSLRYSHAIWHVFVLVGSACHYAAVVLYVL encoded by the coding sequence ATGCCCGCCATGCTTCCATGGAACTTTGAGGGCGAGGCCTCCGAGCCCGCACAGGACCCGACAATGGCGCCGCACAAGCGGCAGTCCTACGAAGAGGAACTGGCAAACGCCATCACGCACGGGGTTGGGCTCGTGCTAAGTCTGATTGGCTGGGTCGGGCTGCTCGTCCTGTCGGGGCTGGCGGGCGGCGGGTGGGACCTGGCCGCCTCGGCGGTGTTCGGGGGCACGCTGGTCTTCCTCTACGCCACCTCCACCCTCTACCACAGTGTCGGCACCGCCCGCCTGAAGCGGACGCTCCGCATCCTCGACCACGTCGCCATCTTCCTGCTCATCGCGGGCACCTACACGCCCTTTGCCGGGGTGCTCATGCGGGAGGGTTGGGGCTGGTCCGTGCTTGCGCTGGTGTGGGGGATTGCCCTCGCGGGACTCCTGTTCAAGCTGTTCTCGACGCACCGCTTCCACCCGGCGGCCACGACGCTGTACCTGCTCATGGGCTGGCTGGGGGTGCTCTTCGCGGACCCGATGAGCGCCGCCCTGCCGCTGGGGGGGCTGCTCCTCATCGTGGCCGGCGGGCTGGCCTACACGATCGGGGTGCTCTTCTACGGGTGGCACTCCCTGCGCTACAGCCATGCGATCTGGCACGTCTTCGTGCTGGTGGGGAGCGCGTGCCACTACGCCGCGGTCGTGCTGTACGTCCTGTAG
- a CDS encoding MBL fold metallo-hydrolase: MPALHLLGTGAALSDPHRTTTMLAVSDDASPANTLVVDCGGDVLQRLQACGRSIDEVDGLIVTHAHMDHASGFPLFMEKIWLDGRDRPIPVCGIEPARAQAQRLWDAFAPVHEGWDGIPPIDWRTVPHEHGAPVWTQAPWAVTAAPVDHGDTANVGLRFEHAGGDGVLAYSCDTAPTSSVVDLAQGADVLVHEANGVGDGHSTAAGAAEVAAEAGVDRLLLVHLPPGDKRDALREARQVFPHTDLGAELGTYAW, translated from the coding sequence ATGCCTGCCCTTCACCTCCTTGGCACCGGCGCCGCCCTCAGCGACCCGCACCGCACCACCACCATGCTCGCGGTGTCGGACGACGCCTCCCCCGCAAATACGCTCGTGGTAGACTGCGGCGGCGACGTGCTTCAGCGCCTACAGGCCTGCGGCCGGTCCATCGACGAGGTCGACGGCCTCATCGTGACCCACGCCCACATGGACCACGCGAGCGGCTTTCCGCTCTTCATGGAGAAGATCTGGCTGGACGGGCGCGACCGCCCCATCCCCGTCTGCGGCATCGAGCCCGCCCGGGCCCAGGCCCAGCGCCTGTGGGATGCGTTTGCGCCGGTGCACGAGGGCTGGGACGGCATCCCGCCCATCGACTGGCGCACGGTGCCGCACGAGCACGGCGCGCCCGTCTGGACCCAGGCCCCGTGGGCCGTGACCGCGGCGCCCGTGGATCACGGCGATACGGCGAACGTGGGGCTCCGCTTCGAGCACGCCGGCGGCGACGGCGTGCTGGCGTACTCCTGCGACACGGCCCCCACCTCCAGCGTCGTGGACCTGGCACAGGGGGCCGACGTGCTGGTGCACGAGGCCAACGGCGTCGGGGACGGGCACTCGACCGCGGCGGGAGCGGCGGAGGTGGCCGCCGAGGCCGGGGTGGACCGGCTCCTCCTGGTCCACCTCCCTCCCGGAGACAAGCGCGACGCCCTCCGGGAGGCGCGACAGGTCTTTCCCCACACCGATCTCGGCGCGGAACTCGGAACGTACGCGTGGTAG
- a CDS encoding polyprenyl synthetase family protein, with protein sequence MPDASSAATNGRASADASSADGESFPLDRPVPTTLDDIRVPVEDDLDAFRSYFREAMRSDHMLLDKVTQYVLWQKGKRIRPILVLLSAQACGGAATDQTHRAAALVELLHTATLVHDDVVDDAEERRGVFSINALWKNKIAVLLGDFLLSRGLLLSLDHDDYSVLHTLSDAVRRMSEGELLQIEKSRLLDIDEETYFRIISDKTASLISACTKSGAVSVTDDEALIERMDEFGETLGLAFQIRDDLFDFSAEDAGKPIGIDLQEKKMTLPLIVALREAGRREKKRILAIVDQDEKDRDDLRTIADFVDEYGGIEHARRKMESLAADARSLLSALPPSEARASLAGLTEFAIQRSR encoded by the coding sequence ATGCCCGACGCCTCGTCCGCCGCCACGAACGGCCGCGCCTCCGCCGATGCCTCCAGCGCCGACGGAGAGTCGTTCCCCCTGGACCGCCCCGTCCCCACCACGCTCGACGACATCCGCGTGCCGGTGGAGGACGACCTCGACGCCTTCCGCTCGTACTTTCGGGAGGCGATGCGCTCGGACCACATGCTGCTGGACAAGGTCACGCAGTACGTCCTGTGGCAGAAGGGAAAGCGCATCCGCCCGATCCTCGTGCTCCTGTCGGCCCAGGCGTGCGGGGGGGCCGCGACGGACCAGACCCATCGTGCCGCCGCCCTCGTCGAACTCCTGCACACCGCGACGCTCGTGCACGACGACGTGGTGGACGACGCGGAGGAGCGGCGGGGCGTGTTTTCGATCAACGCCCTTTGGAAAAACAAGATCGCGGTCCTGCTCGGCGACTTTCTGCTGAGCCGCGGGCTTCTCCTCTCGCTCGACCACGACGACTACTCGGTGCTCCACACCCTCTCCGACGCGGTGCGCCGGATGAGCGAGGGCGAGCTGCTCCAAATCGAGAAGTCCCGCCTGCTCGACATCGACGAGGAGACCTACTTCCGCATCATCTCCGACAAGACCGCCTCTCTCATCTCCGCCTGCACCAAGAGCGGTGCCGTCAGCGTCACCGACGACGAGGCGCTCATCGAACGCATGGACGAGTTTGGCGAAACCCTGGGCCTGGCCTTCCAGATTCGGGACGACCTCTTTGACTTCAGCGCGGAGGACGCCGGGAAGCCGATCGGCATCGACCTGCAGGAAAAGAAGATGACGCTGCCCCTCATCGTGGCCCTGCGCGAGGCGGGGCGACGCGAGAAGAAGCGCATTCTCGCCATCGTCGACCAGGACGAGAAGGACCGCGACGACCTCCGCACCATCGCGGACTTCGTGGACGAGTACGGCGGGATCGAGCACGCCCGCCGGAAGATGGAATCCCTGGCCGCGGACGCCCGCTCGCTGCTAAGCGCCCTTCCGCCGTCCGAGGCCCGCGCCTCGCTCGCCGGCCTCACGGAGTTTGCCATCCAGCGCTCCCGGTAG
- a CDS encoding FecCD family ABC transporter permease — MKRPWLVGLGLLAVLIGTIGAAVAVGSTTTAWADVYRVLAHRLFGLGPAPDPTVDRIVWRLRLPRAALACVVGGGLSIIGVAMQTLVRNPLAEPYILGISSGASAGASFFYLGFLPPLLSKALTMPLAAFVGGLASITIVYLVARDGVRVSVARLLLAGVAMSALMASLTSFVTFSSPEPDKLRAVLFWLLGSLSGARWGLLPIPAVTTALGLGALLVLARPLDAMLVGEEPARSLGMPVEALKRGLIVLATLVTGTLVAVSGAIGFVGLIVPHAVRLLVGVPHRRLVPLSFVAGAIFLCWADLAARTVLPGQELPVGILTALCGVPFFLVLLRRRAYHFG, encoded by the coding sequence ATGAAGCGCCCCTGGCTCGTCGGTTTGGGACTGTTGGCGGTCCTCATCGGCACGATCGGGGCGGCCGTGGCCGTGGGCAGTACGACGACGGCCTGGGCCGACGTGTACCGGGTCCTCGCCCACCGCCTCTTCGGCCTCGGCCCGGCCCCGGACCCGACGGTTGACCGCATCGTGTGGCGCCTGCGCCTCCCGCGGGCCGCTCTGGCCTGTGTGGTGGGCGGCGGGCTCTCCATCATCGGGGTGGCGATGCAGACGCTCGTGCGCAACCCGCTCGCGGAGCCCTACATCTTGGGCATCTCCAGCGGCGCCTCGGCCGGGGCGTCGTTCTTCTACCTCGGCTTCCTGCCGCCCCTGCTTAGCAAAGCCCTGACGATGCCCCTGGCCGCCTTCGTCGGGGGACTGGCCTCCATCACGATCGTGTATCTCGTGGCCCGCGACGGCGTCCGCGTGTCGGTGGCCCGGCTGCTGCTGGCCGGGGTGGCGATGTCCGCCCTCATGGCCTCCCTCACCTCGTTCGTCACCTTTTCCTCCCCGGAGCCGGACAAGCTGCGGGCGGTGCTCTTCTGGCTGCTCGGCTCGCTGAGCGGGGCGCGGTGGGGGTTGCTGCCCATCCCGGCCGTCACGACGGCCCTCGGCCTCGGGGCCCTGCTGGTCCTCGCCCGCCCGCTCGACGCCATGCTCGTCGGCGAGGAGCCGGCACGGAGCCTCGGGATGCCGGTCGAGGCCCTCAAGCGGGGCCTCATCGTGCTGGCGACGCTGGTGACGGGCACGCTGGTGGCCGTCTCCGGGGCCATCGGATTCGTCGGCCTCATCGTGCCGCATGCCGTCCGCCTGCTCGTGGGCGTGCCGCATCGGCGCCTGGTCCCCCTGAGCTTCGTCGCCGGGGCCATCTTCCTCTGCTGGGCCGACCTCGCCGCCCGCACGGTCCTGCCGGGACAGGAGTTGCCCGTAGGCATCCTCACCGCCCTCTGTGGGGTGCCCTTTTTCCTGGTGCTGCTCCGCCGCCGCGCCTACCACTTTGGGTAA
- a CDS encoding ABC transporter substrate-binding protein, translating to MTSRSLGLLLFLVVLTGGCGDPAPDDGPRTVTDALDRTVALDPPVQRVVSLAPNLTEIAHAAGAGDRLVAITSSGDHPPSVDTLPHVSALPVDFEAVAAQEPDLVLATDQINAPGDTDTFEALNVPIYFFSFGSVGDILTSIETMGQLLGTEAAAADSAAALQSSLDALRARTGSLPDAERPRVLVLVGDDTLYSFGRGSYVHTLVRAAGGTSITADIENQAPTLSDEYVLQEKPDVILGLWGRDYDPDRLLDLHPTWDVVPAVQNDRVLSLPTSLIARPGPRVLQGARRLARYLHPDRVSAPSDSTGRLSSSMSSPAAP from the coding sequence ATGACGTCCCGTTCTCTCGGCCTTCTGCTGTTCCTCGTCGTGCTGACGGGCGGGTGTGGGGACCCCGCCCCCGACGATGGGCCTCGAACCGTCACCGACGCCCTTGATCGGACGGTCGCCCTCGATCCCCCCGTCCAGCGGGTGGTGTCCCTCGCCCCCAACCTTACCGAGATTGCCCACGCCGCCGGCGCCGGGGACCGCCTGGTGGCGATCACGTCGTCGGGCGACCACCCGCCGTCGGTCGACACGCTGCCCCACGTGAGCGCCCTGCCCGTCGACTTCGAGGCCGTGGCGGCGCAAGAGCCAGACCTCGTGCTGGCCACCGACCAGATCAACGCACCCGGGGACACGGACACCTTCGAGGCCCTCAACGTGCCGATCTACTTCTTCTCGTTCGGGTCGGTCGGCGACATTCTGACCAGCATCGAGACCATGGGCCAGCTGTTGGGAACCGAGGCCGCCGCCGCGGACAGCGCCGCCGCCCTGCAATCCTCTCTCGATGCCCTTCGTGCCCGGACCGGCTCCCTCCCGGACGCCGAGCGGCCCCGCGTGCTGGTGCTGGTCGGGGACGATACGCTCTACAGCTTTGGACGCGGAAGCTACGTGCACACCCTCGTCCGCGCAGCCGGCGGAACGAGCATTACGGCCGACATCGAGAACCAGGCCCCCACCCTCAGCGACGAGTATGTCCTCCAGGAAAAACCGGACGTGATTCTTGGGCTGTGGGGCCGCGACTACGACCCGGATCGTCTGCTCGACCTGCACCCGACGTGGGACGTGGTGCCGGCCGTTCAGAACGATCGGGTCCTGAGCCTCCCCACGTCCCTCATCGCCCGCCCCGGCCCCCGCGTCCTGCAGGGCGCCCGACGACTGGCCCGGTACCTCCACCCCGATCGGGTTTCGGCCCCGTCGGACTCCACCGGCCGCCTCTCTTCTTCGATGTCGTCCCCCGCGGCCCCATGA
- a CDS encoding sigma-54-dependent transcriptional regulator has translation MSKRIFVVDDEPKIGNLFSNVLERDGYDVDAFVNPNSLLEALDEDSGEPDVVVTDMIMPQMDGVELMEHLDERDLDVPIIIMTAHSSVQTAVEAMRQGAFHYLEKPVNLEEMRALLEKAIELYGAQQELKQIKTEKQKQYPIEGILGESDPVVEVRETLETLCNASNTTVLFTGETGTGKNLAAQTLHYNSPRAEEAFTDIDCASLPDNLLEAELFGYEEGAFTDARDSKEGLIEVADGGTLFLDEIDSMSLALQAKLLSFLESREFRRLGGVEDKSADVRILCATNSDLEKSVQEDEFRKDLFFRINVVNVKMPPLRSMGDDVLLIGRHIVSEFNREFGSDVSGFTNAAREKLLNHTWPGNVRELRNVIERAMIFVEGDQIEAEDLTLAPPSRLDEREQPVGNNGFQFALGQTLKDVEKAYIRRTLETRADDSYADIADDLGISKKTLWDKRKRYDLDEVVDR, from the coding sequence ATGAGCAAGCGGATCTTCGTTGTCGACGACGAGCCGAAAATTGGAAACTTGTTCAGCAATGTGCTGGAGCGGGACGGCTATGACGTTGACGCCTTCGTCAATCCGAACTCGCTGCTTGAGGCGCTCGACGAAGACAGTGGGGAGCCCGACGTGGTCGTGACGGACATGATCATGCCGCAGATGGACGGGGTGGAGCTCATGGAACACCTCGACGAGCGGGACCTCGACGTGCCGATCATCATCATGACGGCCCACTCGTCGGTGCAGACGGCCGTGGAGGCCATGCGACAGGGGGCGTTTCACTACCTGGAAAAGCCCGTCAACCTGGAGGAGATGCGGGCCCTTTTGGAGAAGGCCATTGAGCTGTACGGGGCGCAGCAGGAGCTCAAGCAGATCAAAACCGAAAAGCAGAAGCAGTATCCCATCGAGGGCATCCTCGGCGAGAGCGATCCGGTCGTGGAGGTGCGGGAAACCCTCGAGACGCTCTGCAATGCGTCCAACACGACGGTGCTCTTTACCGGCGAGACGGGGACCGGAAAAAACCTGGCGGCCCAAACCCTCCACTACAACTCCCCACGGGCCGAGGAGGCGTTTACCGACATCGACTGCGCGTCCCTTCCCGACAACTTGCTGGAGGCCGAGCTGTTTGGCTACGAAGAGGGGGCCTTTACCGACGCCCGGGACTCGAAGGAGGGGCTAATCGAGGTGGCCGACGGGGGGACCCTGTTCCTTGACGAGATCGACTCGATGAGCCTCGCCCTGCAGGCGAAGCTGCTCTCCTTCCTGGAAAGCCGCGAGTTTCGGCGCCTCGGCGGGGTGGAGGACAAGAGTGCGGACGTGCGGATTCTGTGCGCCACCAATTCGGACCTCGAAAAGAGCGTGCAGGAAGATGAATTCCGCAAGGACCTGTTCTTCCGCATCAACGTCGTGAACGTCAAGATGCCGCCGCTGCGGTCCATGGGCGACGACGTGTTGCTGATCGGGAGGCACATCGTCTCCGAGTTTAACCGGGAGTTCGGCAGCGACGTGAGCGGCTTCACGAACGCCGCCCGGGAAAAGCTTTTGAACCACACCTGGCCCGGCAACGTCCGCGAACTGCGGAACGTGATCGAGCGGGCCATGATTTTCGTGGAGGGCGATCAGATTGAGGCCGAGGACCTGACGCTCGCCCCGCCCAGCCGGCTCGACGAGCGGGAGCAGCCGGTGGGCAACAACGGGTTTCAGTTTGCCCTGGGCCAGACGCTCAAGGACGTGGAGAAGGCCTACATTCGCCGCACGCTCGAGACGCGGGCGGACGACAGCTACGCCGACATTGCGGACGACCTCGGCATCTCCAAGAAGACGCTGTGGGACAAGCGCAAACGCTACGACCTCGACGAAGTGGTGGACCGGTAG
- the deoC gene encoding deoxyribose-phosphate aldolase codes for MPQSPPATYRPPQVPTVDEVAARERASRLASRSIKTEAKVEGLKRLIAMLDLTTLEGADTPGKVKSLCQKARTPDPGSDQDHPSVGAVCVYPPMVPAAREQVADADINVASVASYFPSGQAALEERVAEVERVRDAGADEIDVVINRNAFLAGEYERVHREISALADASGEKHLKVILETGELETYDAVRLASRIAMDAGADFIKTSTGKVKPAATMPVTLVMLEAIRDYYRETGRPVGMKPAGGIRKAKPALRYLVMVREVLGDAWLTPERFRIGASSLLNDLLLQLEKERHGRYHSKRYLSLG; via the coding sequence ATGCCACAGTCCCCCCCCGCCACGTACCGCCCCCCGCAGGTGCCCACCGTCGACGAGGTGGCCGCCCGGGAGCGCGCCTCCCGCCTCGCCAGTCGCAGCATCAAAACAGAGGCGAAGGTAGAGGGCCTAAAGCGCCTCATCGCCATGCTCGACCTCACGACGCTGGAGGGGGCGGACACGCCGGGCAAGGTGAAATCCCTCTGCCAGAAGGCCCGCACGCCGGACCCCGGCAGCGACCAGGACCATCCGTCCGTCGGGGCCGTCTGCGTCTACCCGCCCATGGTGCCCGCGGCCCGCGAGCAGGTGGCGGATGCCGACATCAACGTGGCGTCGGTGGCGAGCTACTTCCCGAGCGGGCAGGCGGCCCTTGAGGAGCGCGTGGCCGAGGTGGAGCGGGTTCGGGACGCCGGGGCCGACGAAATCGACGTCGTGATCAACCGCAACGCGTTCCTCGCCGGCGAGTACGAGCGGGTGCACCGTGAGATCAGCGCGCTGGCCGACGCGTCCGGCGAGAAGCACCTGAAAGTGATTCTGGAGACGGGCGAGCTGGAAACCTACGACGCCGTCCGTTTGGCCAGCCGCATTGCGATGGACGCCGGGGCCGACTTCATCAAGACCTCCACCGGCAAGGTGAAGCCCGCCGCGACGATGCCGGTGACGCTCGTGATGCTGGAGGCGATCCGCGACTACTACCGGGAGACGGGCCGCCCGGTGGGCATGAAGCCGGCGGGGGGCATCCGGAAGGCGAAGCCGGCCCTCCGGTATCTCGTCATGGTCAGAGAGGTGCTCGGCGACGCGTGGCTCACGCCCGAGCGGTTCCGGATCGGGGCCTCGTCGCTCCTCAACGACCTGCTCCTGCAGCTGGAGAAGGAGCGGCACGGGCGCTACCACTCGAAGCGATACTTGTCGCTCGGGTGA